A region from the Riemerella anatipestifer genome encodes:
- a CDS encoding carboxypeptidase-like regulatory domain-containing protein, with protein MKIKIFILFLLTFINLSSQIINGKIVSADTKLPIPFARIGIEKSEYGINSDENGNFSIDLSNKDKNQKIKIEVGGYEPYSNSIEKFLLENNKTFFLSEKVVNIEQVVITPKKFIAKNWGINAKTKKIQFSYNPEKNQQDISKELALPFETKKRATIEKININIAYFEADRPVFVRYNVYDENWNSILGEDISILMNPKDIKDSEFSLDVSDKNIWVKNKFYVSFQILNSFKGSIALSGTVFKPAFYRKNLGLWEKTPTVCPALNIDVKVEK; from the coding sequence AAAATTTTTATTCTTTTTTTATTAACATTTATAAATCTGAGTTCACAAATCATTAATGGGAAAATAGTTTCTGCCGATACAAAATTACCAATTCCTTTCGCAAGAATTGGAATTGAAAAAAGCGAATATGGAATAAATTCGGACGAAAATGGAAACTTTTCAATTGACTTGTCAAATAAAGACAAAAATCAGAAAATAAAAATTGAAGTTGGAGGTTATGAGCCATACTCAAATTCCATTGAAAAATTCTTGCTTGAAAACAATAAGACTTTTTTTCTTTCCGAGAAAGTTGTAAACATAGAGCAAGTTGTGATTACACCTAAAAAATTTATTGCAAAAAATTGGGGAATTAATGCCAAAACAAAAAAAATTCAATTTAGTTATAATCCTGAGAAAAATCAGCAAGATATTTCAAAGGAACTTGCTTTGCCGTTTGAAACAAAAAAACGAGCGACAATTGAAAAAATTAACATTAACATTGCTTATTTTGAAGCAGACCGCCCCGTTTTTGTAAGATATAATGTTTATGATGAAAATTGGAATTCAATTTTAGGTGAAGATATTTCTATTTTAATGAATCCAAAAGACATAAAAGACAGTGAATTTTCATTAGATGTATCTGACAAAAATATTTGGGTAAAAAATAAGTTTTATGTTTCTTTCCAAATATTAAATTCTTTCAAAGGATCCATAGCTTTGAGCGGAACTGTTTTCAAACCTGCATTTTACAGAAAAAATCTTGGACTATGGGAAAAGACACCAACAGTTTGTCCTGCTCTAAATATAGACGTGAAAGTTGAGAAATAA
- a CDS encoding SLATT domain-containing protein, with protein MTEYENKSIFQGSKEYLEKSFLEELNYKIWSTKGARFEADKRLTIVSKTSSITLSIFSAYLIISGLISVYNINSDIKIDVINYVVTALSILLLVLSQYENSQNYNLRANNYHNCGLELSKLYNELRNFKTLHENPSEYTKREFALKLSQEYQNILSKYENHLTIDYQNFKISHREYFTEIQQKDINKIKRINFWIRYGWYTLILILTPILIFIICLI; from the coding sequence ATGACTGAATATGAGAATAAATCAATTTTTCAAGGCTCAAAAGAGTATCTTGAAAAAAGTTTTTTAGAAGAATTAAATTATAAGATTTGGTCAACAAAAGGTGCCAGATTTGAAGCAGATAAAAGGTTGACAATCGTTTCGAAAACTTCCAGCATAACTTTATCAATATTCTCCGCTTATTTGATAATATCGGGGTTGATTTCCGTGTATAATATTAATTCCGACATAAAAATTGATGTAATAAATTATGTTGTTACTGCCTTAAGTATTTTACTTTTAGTGTTATCACAATATGAAAATTCGCAGAATTATAATTTGAGGGCGAATAATTATCATAATTGTGGTTTGGAATTAAGCAAACTTTATAACGAATTACGAAACTTTAAAACATTACACGAAAACCCTTCCGAATATACAAAAAGAGAATTCGCGTTAAAACTTTCTCAAGAGTATCAAAATATATTATCAAAATATGAAAATCATTTGACTATTGATTATCAAAATTTCAAGATAAGCCACCGTGAATATTTTACAGAAATTCAACAAAAAGATATTAATAAGATAAAGCGTATAAATTTTTGGATTAGATACGGTTGGTATACATTAATTTTAATTTTAACGCCAATACTTATATTTATTATTTGTTTAATTTAA